Proteins encoded together in one Polaribacter reichenbachii window:
- a CDS encoding heme NO-binding domain-containing protein, which translates to MKGIVFTEFLELVEDKFGLEMVDRIISSSDLKSNGIYTSIGTYSFSEMLQLLQHLSANTGISIDDLLLVYAEHFFSVIETSYPGLLATYKDPIEMLSSIENHIHIEVRKIYPDAELPIFIVENKTENSLTMIYKSSRAMHHFGLGLMNKTFQHFNSSAKIVLEKIKSDGTEVRFLITKN; encoded by the coding sequence ATGAAAGGTATAGTTTTTACAGAATTTTTAGAATTAGTAGAAGATAAGTTTGGTTTAGAAATGGTAGATAGAATTATTTCATCATCAGATTTAAAATCAAACGGAATTTACACCTCAATTGGTACCTATAGTTTTTCAGAAATGTTACAGCTATTGCAACATTTAAGCGCAAATACTGGTATTTCTATAGATGACTTATTATTGGTATATGCCGAACACTTTTTCAGTGTAATTGAAACAAGTTATCCTGGTCTTTTAGCCACATATAAAGACCCTATAGAAATGTTATCATCTATAGAAAATCATATTCATATAGAGGTTAGAAAAATATATCCAGATGCAGAATTGCCTATTTTTATAGTTGAAAATAAAACAGAAAATTCACTAACTATGATTTATAAATCGAGTAGGGCAATGCATCATTTTGGATTAGGTTTAATGAACAAAACATTTCAGCATTTCAATAGTTCTGCAAAAATTGTTCTAGAAAAAATTAAATCTGATGGCACAGAAGTACGTTTTCTAATTACAAAAAATTAA
- a CDS encoding response regulator: MHKSKLKILLVEDNQIEVIKLKRSISKELQNYVLTIAGNGFEALECVDVDVPDMILLDLNMPDMNGIEFLTIIKQKENLRHIPVIILTTSSNNDDISECYALGIAGYILKPLKFEDYELKIKTIMNYWNFNEFLKL, translated from the coding sequence ATGCATAAGAGTAAATTAAAAATTTTATTGGTTGAGGATAATCAAATAGAAGTAATTAAACTCAAAAGGTCTATTTCGAAAGAACTTCAAAACTACGTTTTAACCATTGCTGGCAATGGGTTCGAGGCTTTAGAATGTGTAGATGTAGATGTGCCAGATATGATATTGTTAGATTTGAATATGCCAGATATGAATGGTATAGAGTTTTTAACAATTATAAAACAAAAAGAAAATTTAAGACATATTCCTGTAATTATATTAACAACATCTAGTAATAATGATGATATTTCAGAATGTTATGCACTCGGTATAGCTGGTTATATTTTAAAACCATTAAAGTTTGAGGACTATGAGTTAAAGATAAAAACAATTATGAATTATTGGAATTTTAATGAATTTTTAAAATTATAG
- a CDS encoding sulfite exporter TauE/SafE family protein — MLLSAIIFGLLGSFHCIGMCGPIAFMLPVDRQKPVKGFFQIVSYHLGRLFTYSLIGLLFGFLGKGFYLFGFQQQLSIIIGVLMILTIIFPKISHKLSLSKKISTIILKIKSALGKELKKKGNDTFFTIGFLNGFLPCGLVYMALLGAIATSNAFLGSLYMFLFGLGTIPLMTAFVYLGNFTKISFRNKIQKVIPILVIFIGVFFIIRGLGLGIPYISPSPVLEITDSTFIECH, encoded by the coding sequence ATGCTATTATCTGCAATCATATTTGGTTTATTGGGTAGTTTTCACTGCATAGGTATGTGTGGCCCAATTGCATTTATGTTACCTGTAGATAGACAAAAACCAGTAAAAGGTTTTTTTCAAATTGTAAGTTATCACTTAGGTAGATTGTTTACTTACAGTTTAATTGGTTTGTTATTTGGTTTTTTAGGCAAAGGTTTTTACTTATTTGGCTTTCAACAGCAACTTTCAATAATTATAGGAGTTTTAATGATTTTAACCATTATTTTTCCTAAAATTTCTCATAAATTATCCTTATCAAAAAAGATAAGTACTATTATTTTAAAAATAAAAAGTGCTCTAGGTAAAGAATTAAAAAAGAAAGGAAATGATACTTTTTTTACCATTGGTTTTTTAAACGGATTTTTGCCTTGTGGCTTGGTTTATATGGCTTTGTTAGGAGCTATAGCAACTTCTAATGCTTTTTTAGGTAGCTTATATATGTTCTTATTTGGCCTAGGTACAATTCCTCTTATGACAGCTTTTGTTTATTTAGGTAATTTCACAAAAATTAGTTTTAGAAATAAAATTCAAAAAGTTATCCCAATTTTAGTTATATTTATTGGTGTTTTTTTTATTATTAGAGGCTTAGGTTTGGGCATTCCCTATATTTCTCCATCACCAGTTTTAGAAATTACAGACAGCACTTTTATAGAATGCCATTAG
- a CDS encoding FixH family protein, producing MKFNWGTGIVITIIAFIAFIMYFVITMSTDHAYSHDLVTDKYYQAELNYQQEIDATQNAVNLEEKVKIQRDNKGLLIKFPEDYQPKEIKGKVFLYRPSNKQLDFEIPISISKTYLLVPEQRLLDGRWNITIHWSYKNTDYLLKQEIVY from the coding sequence ATGAAATTTAATTGGGGAACAGGTATTGTAATAACGATTATCGCTTTCATAGCTTTTATCATGTATTTTGTAATTACAATGAGTACAGATCATGCATATAGTCACGATTTAGTAACAGATAAATATTATCAAGCAGAGTTAAATTATCAGCAAGAAATTGACGCTACACAAAATGCAGTTAATTTAGAAGAAAAAGTAAAAATACAGAGAGATAATAAAGGGTTATTAATAAAATTTCCAGAAGATTATCAACCAAAAGAAATAAAAGGAAAAGTGTTCCTATATAGACCATCTAATAAACAATTAGATTTTGAAATACCTATTTCAATTTCTAAAACATATTTGCTCGTGCCTGAACAACGTTTATTAGATGGTCGTTGGAACATTACCATTCATTGGAGCTATAAAAATACAGATTATTTACTAAAACAAGAAATTGTCTATTAA
- the ccoG gene encoding cytochrome c oxidase accessory protein CcoG, with translation MEEPKNEQFRDSIGTINEEGKRSWVFPKKPSGKFYKYRSYVSYFLLAFLLLAPFIKINGNQFLLFNVLERRFNIFGFPFWPQDFHLLVISMITGVVFVILFTVVFGRLFCGWICPQTIFMEMVFRKIEYWIDGDRGKQIRLEKQPWNAEKIRKRVLKWFLFFVISFIIANVFLAYLIGGDTVISYITGNPLDNVSTLISLLIFTGVFYFIFAWFREQVCIIACPYGRLQGVLLDNKTINVAYDYKRGEREQGRSKFKKNEDREALGKGDCIDCKQCVVVCPTNIDIRNGTQLECVNCTACIDECDHIMESINLPKGLIRYASEENIAENKPFQFSARIKGYSAVLFILVGILVGMLFLRNNVEATILRLPGQLYEHKENNIISNVYTYKVINKTTKDIEDVSYKILSHKGEIKLVSNHNFVVPKQGLAEGTLFIELNASVLKDDNIDIEIGVFSGDKLIETTDTNFLGPRSYR, from the coding sequence ATGGAAGAGCCAAAGAACGAACAATTTAGAGATAGTATTGGTACTATAAACGAAGAAGGAAAGCGTTCTTGGGTTTTTCCGAAAAAACCTAGTGGAAAGTTTTATAAATACAGAAGTTATGTAAGTTACTTTTTATTAGCGTTCTTATTATTGGCACCTTTTATCAAAATAAATGGCAATCAGTTTTTACTATTTAATGTTTTAGAACGTCGTTTTAATATCTTCGGATTTCCTTTTTGGCCACAAGATTTTCATCTTCTAGTAATTTCAATGATTACTGGTGTTGTATTTGTAATATTATTTACAGTAGTTTTTGGCCGCTTGTTCTGCGGATGGATTTGCCCTCAAACCATTTTTATGGAAATGGTTTTTAGAAAAATAGAGTATTGGATTGATGGTGATAGAGGAAAACAAATCCGTTTAGAAAAACAACCTTGGAATGCTGAAAAAATTAGAAAAAGAGTACTAAAATGGTTTTTGTTTTTTGTAATTTCTTTTATAATTGCCAATGTTTTTTTAGCTTATTTAATTGGCGGAGATACCGTAATTAGTTACATAACTGGTAATCCTTTAGATAATGTTAGTACATTAATATCTTTATTAATTTTTACTGGAGTTTTCTATTTTATTTTCGCTTGGTTTAGAGAACAAGTTTGTATTATAGCTTGTCCTTATGGTAGGTTGCAAGGTGTTTTATTAGACAATAAAACCATTAATGTTGCTTACGATTATAAACGAGGAGAAAGAGAACAAGGTCGATCTAAATTTAAGAAAAACGAAGATAGAGAAGCTTTAGGTAAAGGAGATTGTATCGATTGTAAACAATGTGTGGTTGTTTGTCCAACAAATATCGATATTAGAAACGGTACACAATTAGAATGTGTAAACTGTACAGCTTGTATCGATGAGTGCGACCATATTATGGAAAGCATCAATTTACCTAAAGGTTTAATTAGGTACGCAAGCGAAGAAAATATTGCAGAGAATAAGCCTTTTCAGTTTAGTGCAAGAATAAAAGGTTATTCAGCAGTTTTATTCATTTTAGTGGGTATTTTAGTGGGAATGTTATTTTTAAGAAATAATGTAGAAGCTACTATTTTAAGGTTGCCAGGTCAACTATACGAACACAAAGAAAATAATATTATCAGTAATGTGTATACATACAAGGTAATTAATAAAACCACAAAAGATATAGAGGATGTTAGTTATAAAATTTTATCTCATAAAGGCGAAATAAAATTGGTTTCTAATCATAATTTTGTAGTGCCAAAACAAGGTTTAGCCGAAGGTACTTTATTTATAGAACTAAATGCATCCGTCTTAAAAGACGATAATATAGATATTGAAATTGGTGTTTTTAGTGGCGATAAATTAATAGAAACAACAGATACAAATTTTCTAGGGCCAAGAAGTTATAGGTAA
- a CDS encoding cbb3-type cytochrome c oxidase N-terminal domain-containing protein: MRKKIQSTVYILFVIITFFALLKSFMAYEKPLNFLENPLVWLALIGFILVLVLKEYVNVLAITKAKELQNEKDGIVPEEPNLWIKKLIKSWTKAKAIEQEEEIILDHNYDGIKELDNSLPPWWVYMFYATIIFAVVYLVRFHIMGGDTPEMEYQKAVAEARMEIDMYKATSPDVFDVANLELLTDEKDLKRGKAVFNLNCASCHLADGGGSIGPNLTDEYWILGGGIKNVFNTVSKGGRDGKGMIAWNKTIKAEDIAKVASYVLSLQGTTPAKPKAPQGEIWEGE, translated from the coding sequence ATGAGAAAAAAGATTCAATCTACAGTTTATATATTATTTGTAATAATTACATTTTTTGCACTTCTAAAGTCTTTTATGGCTTATGAAAAGCCACTAAATTTTTTAGAAAATCCATTAGTTTGGTTGGCTTTAATCGGTTTTATTTTAGTCTTGGTTTTAAAAGAATATGTAAATGTTTTAGCAATTACAAAAGCTAAAGAATTACAAAACGAAAAAGATGGTATTGTACCAGAAGAACCAAATCTTTGGATAAAAAAGCTAATAAAATCTTGGACTAAAGCAAAAGCAATAGAACAAGAAGAAGAAATTATTTTAGATCATAATTACGACGGAATTAAAGAATTAGACAATTCACTACCGCCGTGGTGGGTGTACATGTTCTATGCCACAATTATATTTGCAGTGGTTTATTTGGTACGTTTTCATATTATGGGTGGCGATACTCCAGAAATGGAATACCAAAAAGCAGTTGCAGAAGCTAGAATGGAAATAGATATGTACAAAGCAACGTCTCCAGATGTTTTTGATGTGGCAAATTTAGAGCTTTTAACAGATGAAAAAGATTTAAAAAGAGGTAAAGCTGTATTTAATTTAAACTGTGCTTCTTGTCACTTAGCTGATGGTGGAGGCTCTATTGGACCTAATTTAACAGATGAATATTGGATTCTTGGAGGCGGAATTAAAAACGTTTTTAACACAGTTTCTAAAGGTGGTAGAGATGGTAAAGGTATGATTGCTTGGAACAAAACAATAAAAGCAGAAGATATTGCTAAAGTTGCAAGTTATGTGCTATCTCTTCAAGGAACAACACCCGCAAAACCAAAAGCGCCACAAGGTGAAATTTGGGAAGGAGAATAG
- a CDS encoding cytochrome C oxidase subunit IV, with translation MLKFVKNHMESITGIEIYPLISLIIFFTFFVALFWWVFTAKKEYINKVSNIPLDH, from the coding sequence ATGCTAAAATTTGTAAAAAACCATATGGAAAGTATTACTGGTATAGAAATATATCCATTAATATCCTTAATTATCTTCTTTACTTTTTTTGTAGCCTTATTTTGGTGGGTTTTTACAGCAAAAAAAGAATATATAAACAAGGTAAGTAACATCCCTTTAGATCACTAA
- the ccoN gene encoding cytochrome-c oxidase, cbb3-type subunit I: MEMQQFYYDNKIVKKFIYATLLWGIVGFSVGLLLAFMFLFPNLTEGISWLSFGRLRPLHTNAVIFAFVGNAIFAGVYYSLQRLLKARMASNFLSNFNFWGWQSIIVAAAITLPLGYSTSKEYAELEWPIDIAIALVWVAFGVNMIWTILQRRQRHLYVAIWFYLGTFVTVAVLHIFNSLELPVSLFKSYSVYAGVQDALVQWWYGHNAVAFFLTTPFLGLMYYFVPKAANRPVYSYRLSIVHFWSLIFIYIWAGPHHLLYTALPNWAQNLGVAFSVMLIAPSWGGMINGLLTLRGAWDKVRTDPVLKFMVVAITGYGMATFEGPMLSLKNVNAIAHFSDWIIAHVHVGALAWNGFLTFGMLYWLIPRMFKTTLFSTKLANFHFWIGTLGIILYALPMYVAGFVQASMWKQFNPDGSLTYGNFLETVNEIIPMYWMRAIGGTMFIIGAIVMLYNVVKTVKQGSGVEDELAEAAALTKVSKYRTKGEGYHTWLERKPIKLTIYATIAILIGGVVQIIPTLLVKSNIPTISSVKPYSPLELEGRDLYIREGCVGCHSQMIRPFRSEVERYGEYSKAGEYVYDHPFLWGSKRTGPDLHRIGAKYSDSWHLNHMYDPQSTSPGSIMPSYKWLVHSELDKSSTEGKMKAMVTLGVPYTDEEIENAQALMDAQGKLIEENLYQDPDFAKTYEADKKYAKDNGQEFVEMKDREIVALIAYLQRLGTDIKVKDEQQISKK, translated from the coding sequence ATGGAAATGCAACAATTCTATTATGACAACAAGATCGTCAAGAAGTTTATCTACGCTACACTTCTGTGGGGTATAGTGGGTTTTAGTGTAGGTTTACTTTTGGCCTTTATGTTTTTATTCCCAAATTTAACAGAAGGAATTTCTTGGTTAAGTTTTGGTCGTTTAAGACCATTACATACTAATGCTGTAATTTTTGCTTTTGTTGGTAATGCAATATTTGCTGGGGTTTATTACTCTCTACAAAGGTTATTAAAAGCCAGAATGGCAAGTAACTTTTTAAGTAATTTTAATTTCTGGGGATGGCAATCTATTATTGTTGCTGCAGCCATTACATTACCATTAGGTTATTCAACATCAAAAGAATATGCAGAATTAGAGTGGCCAATAGATATTGCTATCGCTTTAGTTTGGGTCGCTTTTGGTGTAAATATGATTTGGACAATTTTACAAAGAAGACAACGTCATTTATATGTTGCTATTTGGTTCTATTTAGGAACTTTTGTAACAGTTGCAGTTTTACATATTTTTAATAGTTTAGAATTACCAGTAAGTTTATTTAAAAGTTACTCTGTTTACGCAGGTGTGCAAGATGCCTTAGTACAATGGTGGTATGGTCATAATGCAGTTGCATTTTTCTTAACTACTCCATTTTTAGGTTTAATGTATTATTTTGTACCTAAAGCAGCAAACAGACCTGTTTATTCTTATCGATTATCTATCGTGCATTTTTGGTCTTTAATCTTTATTTACATTTGGGCAGGACCTCACCACTTATTATATACAGCATTACCAAACTGGGCTCAGAATTTAGGGGTTGCTTTTTCTGTAATGTTAATTGCGCCATCTTGGGGTGGTATGATAAACGGATTATTAACATTAAGAGGTGCTTGGGATAAAGTAAGAACAGATCCTGTTTTAAAATTTATGGTTGTCGCAATTACTGGTTATGGTATGGCAACTTTTGAGGGGCCAATGTTATCTCTTAAAAATGTAAATGCAATTGCTCACTTTTCTGATTGGATTATTGCTCACGTACACGTTGGTGCTTTAGCTTGGAATGGTTTCTTAACATTTGGTATGTTGTATTGGTTAATACCTAGAATGTTTAAGACGACTTTATTCTCAACAAAGTTAGCGAACTTCCATTTCTGGATAGGAACTTTAGGTATCATTTTATATGCATTACCAATGTATGTAGCAGGTTTTGTACAAGCTTCTATGTGGAAACAATTTAATCCTGATGGTTCTTTAACTTACGGTAACTTCTTAGAAACTGTAAATGAAATTATACCAATGTATTGGATGCGTGCTATTGGTGGTACAATGTTTATAATTGGTGCAATTGTTATGTTGTATAATGTTGTAAAAACTGTTAAACAAGGTAGTGGAGTAGAAGACGAATTAGCAGAAGCTGCAGCGTTAACTAAAGTATCTAAGTACAGAACTAAAGGAGAAGGTTACCACACTTGGTTAGAAAGAAAACCAATTAAATTAACAATTTATGCAACAATTGCCATATTAATTGGTGGTGTTGTACAGATAATACCAACTTTATTAGTAAAGTCTAATATACCAACAATTAGTAGTGTAAAACCATATTCGCCATTAGAATTAGAAGGTAGAGATCTTTATATACGAGAAGGTTGTGTGGGTTGTCATTCACAAATGATTCGCCCTTTTAGAAGTGAAGTAGAACGTTATGGTGAGTATTCTAAAGCAGGTGAATATGTTTACGATCATCCATTTTTATGGGGTTCTAAACGTACAGGGCCAGATTTACATAGAATAGGTGCAAAATATTCAGATAGCTGGCACTTAAACCATATGTATGATCCACAAAGTACATCACCAGGTTCTATTATGCCATCTTATAAATGGTTGGTGCATAGTGAGCTAGATAAATCATCTACAGAAGGTAAAATGAAAGCTATGGTTACATTAGGTGTTCCTTATACTGATGAAGAAATTGAAAATGCACAAGCTTTAATGGATGCACAAGGAAAATTGATTGAAGAGAATTTATATCAAGATCCTGATTTTGCTAAAACTTATGAAGCAGACAAAAAATATGCAAAAGATAATGGACAAGAATTTGTAGAAATGAAAGATAGAGAAATTGTTGCTCTTATTGCTTATCTACAAAGATTAGGTACAGATATTAAAGTAAAAGACGAACAACAAATTTCTAAAAAATAA
- the ccoS gene encoding cbb3-type cytochrome oxidase assembly protein CcoS, whose translation MSVIYLLLALSILVAIVFFIAFIYSVKKGQYDDSYTPSVRMLFDDELVKEKQ comes from the coding sequence ATGAGCGTAATATACCTACTACTAGCACTAAGTATTTTAGTGGCAATTGTATTCTTTATCGCATTTATTTATTCAGTTAAAAAAGGTCAGTATGATGATTCATATACACCTTCAGTTAGAATGCTGTTTGATGATGAGCTTGTAAAAGAAAAACAATAA
- the hemN gene encoding oxygen-independent coproporphyrinogen III oxidase, whose translation MKTKSLIQKYNIPGPRYTSYPTVPFWDENSFTKQKWINSFKKSFVESNQKEGISLYIHLPFCESLCTFCACHKHITKRHEVEEDYINAVLKEWQLYVDLLNEVPIVKELHLGGGTPTFFSEENLEYLLDGIFANSEKHSEAEFSFEGHPSNTTKAQLKTLYNCGFTRVSFGVQDYNEKVQKAIHRVQPFEAVAQVTNWAREIGYTSVSHDLIFGLPHQTKENVIYTINKTKELQPDRISFYSYAHVPWVKGVGQRGFNENDLPKDDEKRQLYEIGKQLFTDLGYEEIGMDHFALKTDSLYKATINKTLHRNFMGYTSNKTQLMIGLGMSAISDSWYGFAQNVKTVKEYQEIVNAGEIPVFRGHILSNEDEIIRKHILNIMCNFYTSWQDESIKIENIQEHLELLAPLEKDGLVIINDNSITVPQKARPFVRNICMAFDKKLFKQKVKGKLFSMTI comes from the coding sequence ATGAAAACAAAATCTTTAATTCAAAAATATAACATTCCTGGGCCAAGATATACAAGTTATCCTACTGTGCCTTTTTGGGATGAGAATAGTTTCACAAAACAAAAATGGATTAACAGTTTTAAAAAATCATTTGTAGAAAGTAATCAAAAAGAAGGTATTAGTTTATACATTCATTTGCCATTTTGCGAGAGTTTATGCACGTTTTGTGCTTGTCATAAACACATTACCAAAAGACACGAAGTAGAAGAAGATTATATAAATGCTGTTTTAAAGGAATGGCAATTGTATGTCGATTTGTTAAATGAAGTACCAATTGTTAAAGAATTGCATTTAGGAGGAGGAACTCCAACTTTTTTTTCAGAAGAAAATTTAGAGTATTTATTAGACGGAATTTTCGCAAACTCAGAAAAACACTCTGAAGCCGAATTTAGTTTTGAAGGGCATCCAAGCAACACAACTAAAGCGCAATTAAAAACTTTATACAATTGTGGTTTTACAAGAGTAAGTTTTGGTGTGCAAGATTATAACGAAAAAGTACAAAAGGCAATTCATAGAGTACAACCTTTTGAAGCTGTAGCTCAAGTTACAAATTGGGCAAGAGAAATTGGATACACTTCTGTTAGTCACGATTTAATTTTCGGTTTACCACATCAAACAAAAGAAAATGTAATTTATACCATAAATAAAACCAAAGAATTACAGCCAGATAGAATTTCTTTTTACAGCTATGCACACGTGCCTTGGGTAAAAGGTGTTGGGCAAAGAGGTTTTAACGAAAATGATTTACCAAAAGACGATGAAAAAAGACAGCTTTATGAAATTGGGAAACAACTTTTTACTGATTTAGGTTATGAAGAAATTGGTATGGATCATTTTGCATTAAAGACAGATAGTTTATACAAAGCCACAATAAATAAAACGTTGCATCGAAATTTTATGGGGTATACATCAAACAAAACTCAGTTAATGATTGGTTTAGGGATGTCTGCCATTTCTGATTCTTGGTACGGATTTGCACAAAATGTAAAAACAGTAAAAGAGTATCAAGAAATTGTAAATGCTGGAGAAATTCCGGTTTTTCGAGGTCATATTTTATCAAATGAAGATGAAATAATCAGAAAGCACATCTTAAATATTATGTGTAATTTTTATACTTCTTGGCAAGATGAATCTATAAAAATAGAAAATATACAAGAACATTTAGAATTATTGGCGCCTTTAGAAAAAGATGGATTAGTAATTATTAACGATAATTCTATAACTGTACCGCAAAAAGCAAGGCCATTTGTACGTAATATTTGTATGGCTTTTGACAAAAAACTATTTAAACAAAAGGTTAAGGGAAAGTTATTTTCTATGACAATTTAA
- the deoD gene encoding purine-nucleoside phosphorylase codes for MSVHIGAKKGEIAETVLLPGDPLRAKWIADTFLDDVFLYNDVRGMLGFTGTYNGKKISVQGTGMGIPSTLIYTHELINDYGVKNLIRVGSAGSYQKEVAIRDIVIAMSASTNSGLNTIRFNGADFAPTASFKLFKKAIEIADKKNIPVKAGGVLSSDEFYADDFESYKKWADYGILCVEMETSGLYTVAAKHNVNALSILTISDSLVTKERTTAEEREHTFNEMIEIAIELT; via the coding sequence ATGAGTGTACACATAGGAGCAAAAAAAGGAGAAATAGCAGAAACAGTTTTGTTACCGGGAGATCCTTTAAGAGCAAAATGGATTGCAGATACTTTTTTAGATGATGTTTTTTTGTACAATGATGTTCGTGGTATGTTAGGTTTTACAGGTACTTATAATGGCAAAAAAATCTCGGTACAAGGTACAGGAATGGGGATACCATCAACATTAATTTATACACACGAATTAATCAATGATTATGGTGTTAAAAATTTAATTAGAGTGGGTTCTGCAGGTTCTTATCAAAAAGAAGTTGCAATTAGAGATATTGTAATTGCAATGTCTGCCTCAACAAATTCTGGGTTAAATACAATTCGTTTTAATGGTGCAGATTTTGCGCCAACAGCAAGTTTTAAATTATTTAAAAAAGCTATAGAAATTGCTGATAAAAAAAATATACCTGTAAAAGCAGGTGGTGTTTTAAGTTCTGATGAGTTTTATGCTGATGATTTTGAGAGTTATAAAAAATGGGCAGATTACGGAATTTTATGCGTAGAAATGGAAACTTCTGGTTTATACACAGTTGCAGCAAAACATAATGTAAATGCACTCTCAATTTTAACAATTTCGGATAGCTTGGTAACTAAAGAAAGAACCACAGCAGAAGAAAGAGAACATACTTTTAATGAGATGATAGAAATTGCAATAGAACTTACATAA
- the deoC gene encoding deoxyribose-phosphate aldolase — MQINKYIDHTLLKATATKNEIIKTCEEAKQYNFYAVCVNGCYVDVVQQNLKNTDVKIAAVIGFPLGAMTTKAKVFEAKNSIENGASEIDMVLNVGKLLNNEFEYVQNEIQEIKEAIGNNVLKVILETCYLTNNQIEKACELAVNAGADFVKTSTGFGTNGATLEHVELMKSVVKDKAQIKASGGIKSIEIAEKYIELGATRLGTSSGVLLVTKGTSDKNTY, encoded by the coding sequence ATGCAAATAAATAAATATATAGATCATACATTATTAAAAGCTACAGCCACAAAAAATGAAATTATCAAAACTTGTGAAGAAGCAAAACAGTATAATTTTTATGCAGTTTGTGTAAATGGCTGTTATGTAGATGTAGTGCAGCAAAATTTAAAGAATACAGATGTTAAAATTGCTGCTGTAATTGGTTTTCCTCTAGGAGCAATGACTACCAAAGCTAAAGTTTTTGAAGCTAAAAACTCTATAGAAAATGGAGCATCAGAAATTGATATGGTTTTAAATGTAGGTAAATTGCTAAACAATGAATTCGAATATGTACAGAATGAAATTCAAGAAATTAAAGAAGCAATTGGTAATAATGTTTTAAAAGTAATTTTAGAAACCTGTTATTTAACCAATAATCAAATAGAAAAAGCTTGCGAATTGGCGGTAAACGCAGGTGCAGATTTTGTAAAAACTTCTACTGGTTTTGGTACAAACGGAGCAACATTAGAACATGTAGAATTAATGAAATCAGTTGTAAAAGATAAAGCACAGATTAAAGCTTCTGGCGGAATTAAAAGCATAGAAATCGCAGAAAAATATATTGAGTTAGGTGCAACTCGTTTAGGAACTTCTTCTGGAGTTTTATTGGTTACCAAAGGAACATCAGATAAAAATACATATTAA